From the Takifugu flavidus isolate HTHZ2018 chromosome 12, ASM371156v2, whole genome shotgun sequence genome, one window contains:
- the arhgef12a gene encoding rho guanine nucleotide exchange factor 12 isoform X1 codes for MSDTQSNFTDRFPKKANRTSSILSKDHPPDKKPKSDKSSLSSNEFDPTEALVVQKSGSSSVLAEGKPESCGLVPRCVIIQKDENGFGLTVSGDNPVFVQLVKEDGAAMRAGVQTGDRIIKVNGTLVTHSNHIEVVKLIKSGSYVALTVLGRPPGLTQIPLSEAESEMLGVSISSPSSPATERPYSPQDRFSAQPSWDENNSVCNQKVDYSAKMLSREQDLQAMKEEYSRKLSPKLLKDTQEAKKHIPQQGHPCRTTGATQEPFHGIDADDGSMFETDFSPTFKGDNNTDSSWTSTPTSRGFGCGSPENHHLKESSFPSPKSTPRSSLNSCHSPDAEDVTDLDSLSPTTVSSPSVSRVISQIIGAEDDYFDSDQEQSNGQCNSFNSIEQLKSRPAHLAAFLHHVISQFDPAPVLCYLYADFYKQTNSKETRRVFMDLHNFFIDRGANLKVPVPDSISADLDRRRTELIPEEINRQLVQMLQDSLLPDIQKNLEDFRQKRSMGLTVAEVELSRLDQERIRDRVTLERERSYAENIIGKIEDILLTTQTTEEEKCTTMQYVIYTYMKHLGVRVKEPRSLESKRVRINFLPKIKKSIKTEKEGEEKKKPRFPSILGPQRRPSRIEAAPVSKALDGRPRPQKQLSQPTLGASEHTEAGRLRGSQSSEGPELIHSTSVNTSSPSSTAVSSDSSRDADASGTLTSGPSRMSDGLQADPLEGLPYPPTHFDLYSLDQLQEEDRESDRAHEGTPKIIRRFEGIVGADIQSEDDQGTDSEHDPPYWQQLVGREVLAGLMPQEIKRQEVINELFYTERAHVRMLRVLDHLFYQRLSKDAILPPADIKNIFTNLEEILQLHVSILEQMAAVRKRNESSVIDQIGDDLLSWFSRGEEEKIKQAAGTFCSNQPFSLEIIKTKQKKDSRFASFIQEAESNRLCRRLQLKDIIPIEMQRLTKYPLLLDNIAKYTDNTAEKDKVKQAADCCRKILNHVNQAVKESEDKQRLEDYQRRLDLSSLKQTDNPMILELKNLDLTKRTMVHEGPLSWKMNKDKTIELYTLLLEDILVLLQKQDERLILKCHSKNLAGTADTKHTFSPIIKLNTVLVRSVATDNKSFFVLSMSENGAQIYELMAPTVSDQMTWQRLITQRADAIKVKPHSVIPLPQTEGERDGVEIITAGVSRMIRDPDRTSTGSTQSTDKESSPAPRSAIQSALPGCTTFVEVKAEVEEEGAFVDLELPFQVAEDGKERDVYSGFPSRADEALKTLAALRQVLVTQLMSQEATQQNKRSTGPRLLRTTSLRTPVDSCARVMVHNGSEKSSPKLEEAAQDLGSRDKGFFDSPEDYAGYLMLEGYGGAGESSTDDDILAAAAGKRLRSSRGCTVDSCGNSRFSSMSQAGSLSSFSKQVLSHLRSLQANLSYLKEVEVKYNNLISQRPEGSTAETDGSKDKR; via the exons ATGAGTGACACACAGTCCAACTTCACTGACAG gTTTCCCAAGAAAGCTAACAG aaccagcagcaTTCTCAGTAAAGACCACCCCCCAGACAAGAAACCTAAAAGTGACAAATCCTCACTTAGCTCCAATGAGTTTGACCCTACAG AAGCTCTGGTGGTGCAGAAgagtggcagcagcagtgtgcTAGCAGAAGGAAAGCCTGAGTCCTGTG GTCTGGTCCCGCGATGTGTAATAATCCAGAAAGATGAAAATGGCTTTGGGCTCACTGTCAGCGGTGACAACCCAGTGTTTGTGCAGCTTGTCAAAGAAG ATGGGGCTGCTATGCGGGCAGGTGTTCAGACAGGAGATAGGATTATCAAG GTTAACGGGACCCTTGTTACACACTCTAATCACATCGAGGTGGTGAAGCTCATCAAAT CTGGCTCCTATGTGGCCCTCACAGTTTTGGGCCGTCCTCCAGGGCTTACCCAGATACCTCTATCTGAAGCAGAGTCAGAAATGTTGGGTGTTAGCATTTCTTCTCCAAGCTCTCCAGCAACAGAACGCCCATACAGTCCTCAGGATCGCTTCTCTGCCCAGCCATCATGG GATGAGAACAACAGTGTCTGCAACCAGAAGGTTGACTACTCGGCAAAAATGCTCTCCAGAGAGCAGGACCTGCAG GCCATGAAGGAGGAGTACAGCAGGAAACTCTCCCCAAAACTACTGAAAGACACCCAAGAAGCTAAGAAACACATTCCTCAACAGGGTCACCCTTGCAGGACCACTGGTGCAACGCAG GAACCTTTTCATGGTATTGATGCAGACGACGGTAGCATGTTTGAGACGGACTTCTCTCCCACCTTTAAAGGAGACAACAACACGGATTCGTCCTGGACCAGCACTCCA ACATCACGTGGATTCGGATGCGGATCTCCAGAGAACCACCATTTAAAAGAGTCATCCTTCCCCAGCCCAAAGAGCACACCCAGAAGCAGCCTCAACTCCTGCCACTCGCCAGACGCAGAGGACGTTACTGACCTG GATTCTCTTTCCCCAACCACAGTCAGCAGTCCCTCCGTCTCCCGCGTCATCTCCCAAATCATTGGAGCTGAAGATGATTATTTTGATTCAGACCAGGAACAG TCAAACGGCCAGTGTAACAGCTTTAACAGCATCGAGCAGCTCAAGTCTCGGCCTGCCCACCTCGCAGCCTTCCTCCACCACGTCATTTCCCAGTTCGACCCTGCTCCTGTG CTATGCTACCTCTATGCTGATTTCTACAAGCAGACCAACTCCAAAGAGACCAGACGGGTGTTCATGGACCTCCACAATTTTTTCATTGACCGGGGAGCA AATTTGAAAGTTCCTGTTCCCGACTCCATCTCTGCTGATCTTG ACCGGCGACGGACAGAACTGATCCCAGAGGAAATAAACAGACAGCTTGTTCAAATGCTGCAGGACTCTCTGCTCCCTGACATCCAGAAGAACCTCGAGGATTTCAG GCAGAAGCGCAGTATGGGCCTGACAGTGGCAGAGGTGGAGCTGTCCAGACTGGACCAAGAGCGAATCAGAGACCGCGTCACCTTGGAGCGAGAACGCTCATATGCTGAAAACATTATTGGCAAGATAGAGGACATCCT gTTAACTACACAgacaacagaggaagagaaatg CACTACAATGCAGTATGTCATCTATACATACATGAAGCACCTTGGTGTGAGGGTCAAGGAACCTCGCAGTCTGGAGTCCAAACGGGTCCGGATCAACTTTCTGCCCAAGATAAAG AAAAGcataaagacagaaaaggaaggagaagagaagaagaaacccaGATTTCCCAGTATTCTCGGACCTCAGCGTCGACCGAGCCGTATTGAAGCTGCACCAG TGAGCAAGGCTTTGGACGGCCGTCCCCGGCCTCAGAAACAGCTGTCTCAGCCCACGCTTGGCGCCAGCGAGCACACGGAGGCTGGTCGTCTCAGAGGCAGCCAATCAAGCGAAGGGCCCGAGCTGATTCATTCAACGTCTGTCAACACTTCATCCCCCAGCAGCACAGCCGTGAGCTCGGACAGCAGCCGAGACGCCGATGCGA GTGGTACTCTGACCTCAGGCCCCTCCAGGATGAGTGATGGCCTTCAGGCTGACCCACTGGAAGGGTTGCCATACCCTCCCACACACTTTGACCTTTACAGCTTGGACCAACTgcaagaggaggacagagaaagcGACAG AGCTCATGAGGGAACACCAAAAATTATTAGAAG ATTTGAGGGAATAGTTGGCGCTGATATCCAGAGTGAGGACGACCAAGGGACCGACTCCGAGCATGACCCCCCATACTGGCAGCAGTTGGTTGGGCGGGAGGTCCTCGCAGGTCTGATGCCTCAGGAAATCAAGAGACAAGAAGTCATTAATG AACTGTTTTACACCGAGCGAGCGCACGTCCGAATGCTGAGAGTTTTGGACCACCTTTTCTACCAGAGACTCTCCAAAGACGCCATCCTACCTCCTGCTGACATTAAGAACATCTTTACTAATCTGGAAGAGATTTTACAACTGCACG TTTCAATATTGGAGCAAATGGCAGCCGTTCGGAAGAGAAACGAGTCTTCAGTAATTGATCAGATAGGAGATGACTTGCTCTCCTGG TTCagcaggggagaggaggagaagatcaaGCAGGCAGCAGGCACCTTCTGCAGTAACCAGCCTTTCTCTTTGGAGATCATCAAGACGAAGCAGAAAAAGGACTCCCGCTTCGCATCATTCATCCAG GAGGCCGAGAGTAACCGACTGTGTCGCCGACTTCAGCTTAAAGACATCATCCCCATAGAGATGCAGCGGCTCACCAAGTaccctctgctgctggacaacaTTGCAAAATATACAG ACAACACGGCTGAGAAGGACAAAGTGAAGCAGGCAGCAGATTGCTGTAGAAAGATTCTCAATCACGTCAACCAGGCTGTGAAGGAATCGGAGGACAAGCAG CGGTTAGAGGACTATCAGAGAAGATTGGATCTCTCGTCTCTAAAACAGACGGACAACCCAATGATCCTGGAGTTAAAG AACTTGGATCTAACAAAGAGAACAATGGTGCATGAAGGACCGCTGTCCtggaaaatgaacaaagacaaGACTATTG AACTTTACACGCTGCTCCTGGAGGACATCCTGGTCCTGTTACAGAAACAGGATGAGCGCCTCATCCTTAAATGTCACAGCAAAAACCTGGCGGGCACCGCGGACACCAAACACACCTTCAGCCCCATCATCAAGCTCAACACCGTACTGGTGCGCTCCGTGGCCACAG ACAACAAGTCCTTCTTTGTCCTTTCCATGTCGGAAAACGGAGCCCAGATCTATGAGCTGATGGCGCCCACCGTCTCGGATCAGATGAC GTGGCAGCGTCTCATCACCCAGAGAGCAGATGCCATTAAAGTCAAACCTCATAGCGTCATCCCATTACCTCAGACCGA gggggagagagacggtGTCGAGATCATTACAGCAGGTGTTTCCAGGATGATTAGAGACCCGGACCGCACGTCTACTGGCAGCACACAGTCTACAG ATAAAGAGAGCAGCCCAGCCCCCAGAAGTGCCATCCAGAGTGCCCTCCCTGGTTGTACTACCTTTGTGGAGGTGAAGGCGGAGGTAGAAGAGGAGGGAGCATTTGTGGACCTGGAGCTTCCTTTCCAAGTGGCTGAAGACGGCAAAGAGCGCGACGTGTACAGCGGATTCCCCTCTAGAGCAGACGAAGCGCTGAAAACAT TGGCGGCTCTAAGACAGGTGTTAGTGACCCAGCTGATGTCCCAGGAGGCCACGCAGCAGAACAAACGCTCCACGGGGCCCCGTCTCCTCAGGACCACCTCTCTGCGGACCCCAGTGGACAGCTGCGCACGCGTGATGGTCCACAATGGCTCCGAGAAGAGCAGCCCCAAGCTAGAGGAAGCGGCTCAGGACCTGGGCTCCAGGGACAAAGGCTTCTTTGACAGCCCTGAGGACTATG CGGGATATTTGATGCTGGAGGGCTACGGCGGTGCCGGGGAGAGCAGCACAGACGACGACATCCTGGCGGCGGCAGCAGGGAAGCGTCTGCGCTCCTCGCGAGGCTGCACCGTCGACTCGTGCGGCAATTCGAGATTTTCCTCCATGTCGCAGGCGGGCAGCCTCTCGTCTTTCAGCAAACAGGTTTTGTCTCACCTCCGAAGCCTTCAGGCCAACCTCAGTTATCTGAAG gaggtggaggttAAGTACAACAATCTAATAAGCCAAAGGCCAGAGGGGTCGACAGCCGAAACGGACGGAAGCAAAG ATAAAAGATAG
- the arhgef12a gene encoding rho guanine nucleotide exchange factor 12 isoform X3: MSDTQSNFTDRFPKKANRTSSILSKDHPPDKKPKSDKSSLSSNEFDPTEALVVQKSGSSSVLAEGKPESCGLVPRCVIIQKDENGFGLTVSGDNPVFVQLVKEDGAAMRAGVQTGDRIIKVNGTLVTHSNHIEVVKLIKSGSYVALTVLGRPPGLTQIPLSEAESEMLGVSISSPSSPATERPYSPQDRFSAQPSWDENNSVCNQKVDYSAKMLSREQDLQAMKEEYSRKLSPKLLKDTQEAKKHIPQQGHPCRTTGATQEPFHGIDADDGSMFETDFSPTFKGDNNTDSSWTSTPTSRGFGCGSPENHHLKESSFPSPKSTPRSSLNSCHSPDAEDVTDLDSLSPTTVSSPSVSRVISQIIGAEDDYFDSDQEQSNGQCNSFNSIEQLKSRPAHLAAFLHHVISQFDPAPVLCYLYADFYKQTNSKETRRVFMDLHNFFIDRGANLKVPVPDSISADLDRRRTELIPEEINRQLVQMLQDSLLPDIQKNLEDFRQKRSMGLTVAEVELSRLDQERIRDRVTLERERSYAENIIGKIEDILLTTQTTEEEKCTTMQYVIYTYMKHLGVRVKEPRSLESKRVRINFLPKIKKSIKTEKEGEEKKKPRFPSILGPQRRPSRIEAAPVSKALDGRPRPQKQLSQPTLGASEHTEAGRLRGSQSSEGPELIHSTSVNTSSPSSTAVSSDSSRDADASPSRMSDGLQADPLEGLPYPPTHFDLYSLDQLQEEDRESDRAHEGTPKIIRRFEGIVGADIQSEDDQGTDSEHDPPYWQQLVGREVLAGLMPQEIKRQEVINELFYTERAHVRMLRVLDHLFYQRLSKDAILPPADIKNIFTNLEEILQLHVSILEQMAAVRKRNESSVIDQIGDDLLSWFSRGEEEKIKQAAGTFCSNQPFSLEIIKTKQKKDSRFASFIQEAESNRLCRRLQLKDIIPIEMQRLTKYPLLLDNIAKYTDNTAEKDKVKQAADCCRKILNHVNQAVKESEDKQRLEDYQRRLDLSSLKQTDNPMILELKNLDLTKRTMVHEGPLSWKMNKDKTIELYTLLLEDILVLLQKQDERLILKCHSKNLAGTADTKHTFSPIIKLNTVLVRSVATDNKSFFVLSMSENGAQIYELMAPTVSDQMTWQRLITQRADAIKVKPHSVIPLPQTEGERDGVEIITAGVSRMIRDPDRTSTGSTQSTDKESSPAPRSAIQSALPGCTTFVEVKAEVEEEGAFVDLELPFQVAEDGKERDVYSGFPSRADEALKTLAALRQVLVTQLMSQEATQQNKRSTGPRLLRTTSLRTPVDSCARVMVHNGSEKSSPKLEEAAQDLGSRDKGFFDSPEDYAGYLMLEGYGGAGESSTDDDILAAAAGKRLRSSRGCTVDSCGNSRFSSMSQAGSLSSFSKQVLSHLRSLQANLSYLKEVEVKYNNLISQRPEGSTAETDGSKDKR, translated from the exons ATGAGTGACACACAGTCCAACTTCACTGACAG gTTTCCCAAGAAAGCTAACAG aaccagcagcaTTCTCAGTAAAGACCACCCCCCAGACAAGAAACCTAAAAGTGACAAATCCTCACTTAGCTCCAATGAGTTTGACCCTACAG AAGCTCTGGTGGTGCAGAAgagtggcagcagcagtgtgcTAGCAGAAGGAAAGCCTGAGTCCTGTG GTCTGGTCCCGCGATGTGTAATAATCCAGAAAGATGAAAATGGCTTTGGGCTCACTGTCAGCGGTGACAACCCAGTGTTTGTGCAGCTTGTCAAAGAAG ATGGGGCTGCTATGCGGGCAGGTGTTCAGACAGGAGATAGGATTATCAAG GTTAACGGGACCCTTGTTACACACTCTAATCACATCGAGGTGGTGAAGCTCATCAAAT CTGGCTCCTATGTGGCCCTCACAGTTTTGGGCCGTCCTCCAGGGCTTACCCAGATACCTCTATCTGAAGCAGAGTCAGAAATGTTGGGTGTTAGCATTTCTTCTCCAAGCTCTCCAGCAACAGAACGCCCATACAGTCCTCAGGATCGCTTCTCTGCCCAGCCATCATGG GATGAGAACAACAGTGTCTGCAACCAGAAGGTTGACTACTCGGCAAAAATGCTCTCCAGAGAGCAGGACCTGCAG GCCATGAAGGAGGAGTACAGCAGGAAACTCTCCCCAAAACTACTGAAAGACACCCAAGAAGCTAAGAAACACATTCCTCAACAGGGTCACCCTTGCAGGACCACTGGTGCAACGCAG GAACCTTTTCATGGTATTGATGCAGACGACGGTAGCATGTTTGAGACGGACTTCTCTCCCACCTTTAAAGGAGACAACAACACGGATTCGTCCTGGACCAGCACTCCA ACATCACGTGGATTCGGATGCGGATCTCCAGAGAACCACCATTTAAAAGAGTCATCCTTCCCCAGCCCAAAGAGCACACCCAGAAGCAGCCTCAACTCCTGCCACTCGCCAGACGCAGAGGACGTTACTGACCTG GATTCTCTTTCCCCAACCACAGTCAGCAGTCCCTCCGTCTCCCGCGTCATCTCCCAAATCATTGGAGCTGAAGATGATTATTTTGATTCAGACCAGGAACAG TCAAACGGCCAGTGTAACAGCTTTAACAGCATCGAGCAGCTCAAGTCTCGGCCTGCCCACCTCGCAGCCTTCCTCCACCACGTCATTTCCCAGTTCGACCCTGCTCCTGTG CTATGCTACCTCTATGCTGATTTCTACAAGCAGACCAACTCCAAAGAGACCAGACGGGTGTTCATGGACCTCCACAATTTTTTCATTGACCGGGGAGCA AATTTGAAAGTTCCTGTTCCCGACTCCATCTCTGCTGATCTTG ACCGGCGACGGACAGAACTGATCCCAGAGGAAATAAACAGACAGCTTGTTCAAATGCTGCAGGACTCTCTGCTCCCTGACATCCAGAAGAACCTCGAGGATTTCAG GCAGAAGCGCAGTATGGGCCTGACAGTGGCAGAGGTGGAGCTGTCCAGACTGGACCAAGAGCGAATCAGAGACCGCGTCACCTTGGAGCGAGAACGCTCATATGCTGAAAACATTATTGGCAAGATAGAGGACATCCT gTTAACTACACAgacaacagaggaagagaaatg CACTACAATGCAGTATGTCATCTATACATACATGAAGCACCTTGGTGTGAGGGTCAAGGAACCTCGCAGTCTGGAGTCCAAACGGGTCCGGATCAACTTTCTGCCCAAGATAAAG AAAAGcataaagacagaaaaggaaggagaagagaagaagaaacccaGATTTCCCAGTATTCTCGGACCTCAGCGTCGACCGAGCCGTATTGAAGCTGCACCAG TGAGCAAGGCTTTGGACGGCCGTCCCCGGCCTCAGAAACAGCTGTCTCAGCCCACGCTTGGCGCCAGCGAGCACACGGAGGCTGGTCGTCTCAGAGGCAGCCAATCAAGCGAAGGGCCCGAGCTGATTCATTCAACGTCTGTCAACACTTCATCCCCCAGCAGCACAGCCGTGAGCTCGGACAGCAGCCGAGACGCCGATGCGA GCCCCTCCAGGATGAGTGATGGCCTTCAGGCTGACCCACTGGAAGGGTTGCCATACCCTCCCACACACTTTGACCTTTACAGCTTGGACCAACTgcaagaggaggacagagaaagcGACAG AGCTCATGAGGGAACACCAAAAATTATTAGAAG ATTTGAGGGAATAGTTGGCGCTGATATCCAGAGTGAGGACGACCAAGGGACCGACTCCGAGCATGACCCCCCATACTGGCAGCAGTTGGTTGGGCGGGAGGTCCTCGCAGGTCTGATGCCTCAGGAAATCAAGAGACAAGAAGTCATTAATG AACTGTTTTACACCGAGCGAGCGCACGTCCGAATGCTGAGAGTTTTGGACCACCTTTTCTACCAGAGACTCTCCAAAGACGCCATCCTACCTCCTGCTGACATTAAGAACATCTTTACTAATCTGGAAGAGATTTTACAACTGCACG TTTCAATATTGGAGCAAATGGCAGCCGTTCGGAAGAGAAACGAGTCTTCAGTAATTGATCAGATAGGAGATGACTTGCTCTCCTGG TTCagcaggggagaggaggagaagatcaaGCAGGCAGCAGGCACCTTCTGCAGTAACCAGCCTTTCTCTTTGGAGATCATCAAGACGAAGCAGAAAAAGGACTCCCGCTTCGCATCATTCATCCAG GAGGCCGAGAGTAACCGACTGTGTCGCCGACTTCAGCTTAAAGACATCATCCCCATAGAGATGCAGCGGCTCACCAAGTaccctctgctgctggacaacaTTGCAAAATATACAG ACAACACGGCTGAGAAGGACAAAGTGAAGCAGGCAGCAGATTGCTGTAGAAAGATTCTCAATCACGTCAACCAGGCTGTGAAGGAATCGGAGGACAAGCAG CGGTTAGAGGACTATCAGAGAAGATTGGATCTCTCGTCTCTAAAACAGACGGACAACCCAATGATCCTGGAGTTAAAG AACTTGGATCTAACAAAGAGAACAATGGTGCATGAAGGACCGCTGTCCtggaaaatgaacaaagacaaGACTATTG AACTTTACACGCTGCTCCTGGAGGACATCCTGGTCCTGTTACAGAAACAGGATGAGCGCCTCATCCTTAAATGTCACAGCAAAAACCTGGCGGGCACCGCGGACACCAAACACACCTTCAGCCCCATCATCAAGCTCAACACCGTACTGGTGCGCTCCGTGGCCACAG ACAACAAGTCCTTCTTTGTCCTTTCCATGTCGGAAAACGGAGCCCAGATCTATGAGCTGATGGCGCCCACCGTCTCGGATCAGATGAC GTGGCAGCGTCTCATCACCCAGAGAGCAGATGCCATTAAAGTCAAACCTCATAGCGTCATCCCATTACCTCAGACCGA gggggagagagacggtGTCGAGATCATTACAGCAGGTGTTTCCAGGATGATTAGAGACCCGGACCGCACGTCTACTGGCAGCACACAGTCTACAG ATAAAGAGAGCAGCCCAGCCCCCAGAAGTGCCATCCAGAGTGCCCTCCCTGGTTGTACTACCTTTGTGGAGGTGAAGGCGGAGGTAGAAGAGGAGGGAGCATTTGTGGACCTGGAGCTTCCTTTCCAAGTGGCTGAAGACGGCAAAGAGCGCGACGTGTACAGCGGATTCCCCTCTAGAGCAGACGAAGCGCTGAAAACAT TGGCGGCTCTAAGACAGGTGTTAGTGACCCAGCTGATGTCCCAGGAGGCCACGCAGCAGAACAAACGCTCCACGGGGCCCCGTCTCCTCAGGACCACCTCTCTGCGGACCCCAGTGGACAGCTGCGCACGCGTGATGGTCCACAATGGCTCCGAGAAGAGCAGCCCCAAGCTAGAGGAAGCGGCTCAGGACCTGGGCTCCAGGGACAAAGGCTTCTTTGACAGCCCTGAGGACTATG CGGGATATTTGATGCTGGAGGGCTACGGCGGTGCCGGGGAGAGCAGCACAGACGACGACATCCTGGCGGCGGCAGCAGGGAAGCGTCTGCGCTCCTCGCGAGGCTGCACCGTCGACTCGTGCGGCAATTCGAGATTTTCCTCCATGTCGCAGGCGGGCAGCCTCTCGTCTTTCAGCAAACAGGTTTTGTCTCACCTCCGAAGCCTTCAGGCCAACCTCAGTTATCTGAAG gaggtggaggttAAGTACAACAATCTAATAAGCCAAAGGCCAGAGGGGTCGACAGCCGAAACGGACGGAAGCAAAG ATAAAAGATAG